TGTTCCCAAACTCATTCCCTTCGTTTGTTTCTTCATTCTGGTTCGATTTTGCGGTGGATTATGTAACTCTAatgatttgttgttgttgtttttattttatcatttctGCTTTTGAATCTGATAATATCTAGGCTAGGGCATGttaagttttgatttttattttgttggaaATTTCAGTTCTTTTGCTTTTCTTCCCTGAAAGTTTTTAGCTTgaatctgatgttgttttttctTGAATGGTAGATAAGGTAATCCCAAAGGGTGTTGTTGGATTTATTTGTCTGGTGTTCTCTGATTTGTAATCGAAAAAAATTGATCTTGGTTTATAAAAATTCCAcctttgaaattttttaatttacttgTGTTCATTTGTTGAATGCCACTTGTGTGTTTTGAAGTGATAATGTAGCATCTTCGTATTTTTATCCGTTACATGCACAAGTGACTGGGTTTATGGTGTTATCTTTGTGGACATGAATAGTTGTTCTTAAACAAGTGTTCCTAACCCTAAATATACTGAAAATTTTATCTGTTCTGATATAATGTGAGTGTagttgaagcatgctgattgtttagtttagcttttgttttttttattgttagcAGTAGTCGCATATTGAAGcatgttgattgtttgttttattgtttatttttgaCTTAGTAATACCAATTACTCTGAATTGTCCCCTTTTGTTGCCTCCCTTGTGATAAAACCTATTTAGCTAAATCCAGTGTTTTGATGTTTCAGCACATTTTTTCTGCGGGAAAACAAGACTAGTCAAAATGGTAAGCTGATGAACTGTGCTCTATGAAATTTTGTTTATTTAGTTTGATTGGATATTCATAAGCTGATATTGAGATTTGTTTGTTTTTACAGGTGAAGTTTACAGCAGAGGAGCTGCGGCGGATTATGGACCTTAAGCATAACATTCGTAATATGTCTGTCATTGCTCATGTTGATCATGGTATGAATTAACATAGGTTTTTTTTGCTTCCTGGTTACTTTCTCTATGATGCACTTTCCTGATTGTTGTGATGTGTTCTCTGACCCTATATTTTGATGAAGATATGATAGAGTGCTTTTGTTTTAGATTATAATAAAATGATGTTTAACTGTTAAATTGATGCTAGTTTttagaaatgtaaagaaaatgaTAAGCTGATTTGTGTTTAGTTACACTAATTTAAAgctcttttttattttccctCATACATCGTAACAACTTTTTACTTGATAAGCTTATCAAAGTAGCTTTTTCAAATTATCTGATTTCAATCTTAATTGAAATTCTTTAAAAAAGCTTACACAAACACTTAAGAAATTGAATAAATGTTtgattttttaaggaaaaaaaactaaatcaGATTCATTCATAATTGGTGTTTGTTTGACAAGAATTATGAGTTATATTTTTGAAAAGTTCCCTTGATATAATAGTAAAAAACTGCCTTTGATATTTATTTCAGTTTTCTTTTGAACACCCATGATATCAACAATGGTTTGTCGTACAAGTGTTTAGCTGTTTGTTGGAGTGCTTTGTTCTTTGTCATATTATAATTATCATATGTTTTCTTGTCTGGATAACAATTTATGCTTTTGGTTTCTTATTGTAGGAAAATCAACTCTCACGGACTCTCTGGTAGCTGCTGCTGGCATTATTGCACAAGAAGTAGCAGGTGATGTCCGTATGACTGATACCCGTGCAGATGAAGCTGAGCGTGGTATTACAATTAAGTCCACTGGTATCTCACTCTACTATGAAATGACTGATGAGGCTCTCAAGAGTTTCAAGGGAGAGAGAATGGGCAACGAGTATCTCATTAATCTCATTGACTCACCTGGGCATGTTGACTTTTCATCTGAGGTTACTGCTGCACTTCGAATTACTGATGGAGCGCTGGTTGTGGTGGACTGTGTCGAAGGTGTCTGTGTCCAAACTGAAACTGTTCTGCGACAGGCCTTGGGAGAAAGGATTAGACCTGTTCTGACAGTCAACAAGATGGACAGATGCTTCCTTGAATTGCAGGTGGATGGAGAGGAGGCATATCAGACTTTTAGCCGTGTCATTGAGAATGCTAATGTGATCATGGCTACATATGAAGACCCATTGCTTGGTGATTGTATGGTCTATCCAGAGAAAGGAACAGTCGCTTTCTCTGCTGGTCTCCATGGATGGGCTTTTACTCTGACAAACTTTGCAAAGATGTATGCCTCTAAATTTGGTGTTGACGAGTCAAAGATGATGGAAAGGCTCTGGGGTGAGAACTTTTTTGATCCAGCCACAAAGAAATGGACCAGCAAGAATACTGGCTCAGCTACCTGCAAGCGAGGGTTTGTTCAGTTCTGTTATGAGCCTATCAAGCAGATAATTAACACTTGTATGAATGATCAGAAGGATAAGCTGTGGCCTATGCTGCAAAAGCTTGGAGTCACCATGAAATCTGAAGAGAAGGACCTGATGGGTAAACCATTGATGAAACGTGTCATGCAGACATGGCTCCCAGCAGCTAGTGCACTCTTGGAAATGATGATCTTTCATCTTCCATCTCCATCAACAGCCCAGAGGTATCGTGTTGAGAATTTGTACGAGGGTCCTCTTGATGATCAATATGCTGCTGCTATCAGAAATTGTGATCCTGAGGGACCTCTAATGTTGTATGTCTCGAAGATGATTCCTGCATCTGATAAGGGTAGGTTTTTTGCTTTTGGCCGTGTCTTCTCAGGTAAGATTTCAACTGGTTTGAAGGTCAGAATTATGGGACCAAATTATGTTCCTGGTGAGAAAAAAGACCTGTATACCAAAAGTGTTCAAAGAACTGTCATTTGGATGGGAAAGAAACAGGAGACTGTTGAGGATGTTCCTTGTGGTAACACAGTTGCTTTGGTTGGTTTGGATCAATTTATCACCAAGAATGCTACATTGACAAATGAGAAGGAAGTTGATGCCCACCCAATTCGAGCTATGAAGTTTTCTGTCTCACCTGTTGTCCGTGTCGCTGTTCAGTGTAAGGTTGCATCTGATCTTCCTAAGCTTGTTGAAGGTCTTAAGCGGTTGGCTAAATCAGATCCTATGGTTGTTTGTACTATTGAGGAGTCTGGAGAACACATTGTTGCTGGTGCAGGAGAGCTTCATCTTGAGATTTGTTTGAAGGACTTGCAGGACGACTTCATGGGTGGAGCTGAGATTGTTAAATCTGACCCTGTTGTGTCTTTCCGTGAGACAGTTCTAGAGAGATCATGCCGCACTGTCATGAGCAAGTCTCCCAACAAGCACAACCGCCTGTACATGGAAGCAAGACCATTGGAGGACGGGCTCGCAGAAGCCATTGATGACGGCAAGATTGGACCAAGGGATGACCCCAAAGTTCGATCCAAAATCTTGTCAGAAGAATATGGTTGGGATAAGGATCTCGCCAAGAAAATCTGGTGTTTCGGACCTGAGACCCTTGGACCAAACATGGTGGTTGATATGTGTAAAGGAGTCCAGTATTTGAATGAAATCAAGGATTCTGTTGTTGCTGGATTCCAATGGGCCTCAAAAGAAGGTGCCCTGGCTGAAGAAAACATGAGAGCTATTTGCTTTGAAGTGTGTGATGTTGTCCTGCATGCTGATGCCATCCACAGAGGTGGTGGTCAAATCATTCCTACAGCTAGGAGAGTCTTCTATGCTTCCCAGTTGACTGCCAAACCCAGGCTTCTTGAGCCTGTTTACTTGGTTGAAATCCAGGCTCCTGAGCAAGCCCTTGGTGGTATCTACAGTGTTCTTAACCAGAAGCGTGGACACGTCTTTGAGGAAATGCAGAGGCCGGGTACTCCACTTTACAACATCAAAGCATACCTCCCTGTCGTTGAGTCCTTTGGATTCTCCGGCACTTTGAGAGCTGCAACATCAGGTCAGGCTTTCCCACAGTGTGTCTTCGATCACTGGGATATGATGTCCTCGGATCCATTGGAGTCTGGATCACAAGCTGCAACGCTTGTTACCGACATCCGTAAGAGGAAGGGCTTGAAGGAGCAGATGACTCCACTCTCCGAGTTTGAAGACAAgctttaaattatttaaactaGTTATGATCTACTTATGATGAACTTAGCTGAGTTTTACATTGTTATCTTGAGGAGTTTTGTCCGTGGTTTCATCCATGAATCGCTGTACTTCGTACTTTTTGTGTCTGCATCGATGTTTTTTGGTCCATACTCCACTGGATTTGCTTCGGTGTTGTTTAATCTAtttatgccaaatttttatTGATGATAATGATTGCGTTTCTTTTTTATGAGATGGTTCTTGTGTGGAGAACGATCTAATGAGAATGAGGTTTATGATATGGTGCATGTGATAGGGAACTTCCGATTATAAGTATCCTTGATAGAATGTTTGGTGAATTAATTAACCAATCACAGTTAGGTGGGTAAGTAGATTGCGAGCCTGTTTTGCTGTGAGGACACTGATTGATCGAATCtaaagtatttttttattattggaTGAAACGTGCTTGTACAAAAATCTGATTACTTACACCCTTTAATGAGTTTCTGGCCACTCTAAATAAAGTGAgattattttccgatgtaccaaaaaacaaAGTGAGATTTGGTTGTGTTTTGTGTCCAAgtctcttaaaattttgaaaaacattaaATCTCTCTTAAAGTTACAATATTAactgaactttttttttgtcttcaCTGTCACAGCTGCCGGTTAGTAGTCGCGAGATTAATTTTCATGATAAAAGCGCACTAAGTGAATATGGGGCTAACAGTTTTTTCCACTATTTTAATTGCATAGAGTAAGGTAATTTTTTTAACTACCTCATTATATAATGATGATGGAAACAAACAGCTTACTAGGTAAGGCAAGGTTTGTTTGTTAATTGAGACAAAGAGAGCGTAAAGCAAGAAAATTGATTCAGATGGATGggtttggatcctctcatgtgtaaaaaaacttgagagtgtcaagtttcatcatctcaccattaattttattttattttattttacatttattatctacacaaaagttaatggtgagatggtaaaacttgacactctcaagtttttttacacttgaGAGGATCCCGGCTCCAGATGGATAATTATGCAACCGCAGTTAAGGGAAGGGAAGCAGCAAAGCAACGCGTTTTCAACGAGTGCACGCATAAGAAAGAGAGTAGCCACCACGTCTAACCATTAAAATATTACTTACTACACAATAATAAAAAACAATGGTCATGGTCATTACCCCTCTCTTCTCTCCTCAACAAAGTTTTCAACTGCACCACCCTCAAACTTCAGAAAAACCAAACAAAGCAAACCAACAACAAGgtcacctctctctctctctctctctctctctctctctctctagcaaaTCAGAGACAATCAGGATTATAGGATTCTCAATCCTTGTATGTGTTTTTTTGGAAAGATAAGGTGATTTTGGTGTTACTTTTATATGCAGCTGACTATTATTGACTAGTTCTGGGCTTCTTATTTAACTTGTTATGGTAGATTTTACTTGAGAAAACATCATAAGGAAGTTGTATGCTGCTCAGTTTTTGtttcctttctttttatttttccattaaCAGGATTGAGCTGTGATATTCTGGTGCTGTGATTTTTTTATCCTACTgtattcatttatttatttatgttgaTATTGGTGAAAGCAGGACAGTCATTATGGGAAATGCAGAGTCAATGGATGAATCTCAAGATAATTTTTACCAACAATCCCCTTATTATGCTGGGAGCTCAGTTGTGGATAACAGCTATCATCAATCCTCTTCTTATGCTGGGAGTTTGGATGATACTACTATTACTACCCATAATCAACACTCTTCTAATGCTGGGAGATCTGTGAATACTCGCCATCAGCAATCTAAACACATAGCTGACAATTTCAGCTCATTGGATCAGGTTTTCACTGCTTCTTGTGCTCGGTGAAGTTTTAGTCTTTAACTCTCCAAGACTCCAAGTGTAGTCACCATTTGTGAGCTACATTGAATGGTTTCAAATTGCAGTCTGCAACTGCAATTGTGGCCGCATTGGCATCAGGGCCACAATTGCGATCGCATCAACCTGCATTTATCTGCAATTCCGCGACGCAGCGGCAACCGTGACTACAACCACAATTTAAATTGTATAAAACTTTTTGGTAGAAGCTCCATGCTTATAGAAGTTATGTGACATTTTCAGGTTGTTTCTGCTCTCAGAGAAGCTGGTCTGGAATCTTCAAATTTGATACTTGGTATTGACTTCACCAAAAGCAATGAGTGGACAGGTAATTATTCCTTTCAAATATGGAATTATTGTACATGCTTTATATCCATGAGTGTAGAGAATCACACCTTGATAATTGTAGGCAAGCACTCGTTCCACAGGAAAAGCCTTCATCGTATTGGAAACACTCCTAATCCGTATGAGCAAGCAATCTCCATCATTGGCCGTACTCTGTCTTCTTTTGATGAAGATAATCTCATACCGTGTTTTGGATTTGGGGATGGTGAGTAGATGTTTCCGACTTTAGAGAAGATAAAGGCTGTTGTGTTTTCTCTTCTGTTAATTATTGTGAATTTACTTTTGCAGCTTCTACACATGATCATAATGTGTTCAGCTTTTATAATGGTGATAGATTTTGTCAAGGTTTTGAGGAAGTACTTTCACGCTACAGACAGATTGTTCCACACCTGAAATTGTCAGGTTTGTTTTACAAAATTATCTTCCTTTCTGGCTAGATTTTTACAGTTTTACTAGAAGTATCTGTCACAAAtgtatttgaattttttctaCAAAATAGCTTACCATAGTTGTTCTAGATAGATAGAATTATATTATGGTTTACTGCATATCatgattttaaaatttcaaatgcCTCTGAACATAGGATCTGTTGGGACCTAATCCTTGTTGAGCACAATGATTGAGGTTGAGCTGCTGGTTCTAGACCAGTCTGATGCTATGCTAAATTGCTTATTTTGTACTTCATTATTGGCTTACATAAACTTGAAGAGTTCTTTGACTGTAAACACTTCTGATTTACTACTCGTAGAGACATTTCCCAAATTATAATTGTAATACTTTTCCTTTATACTCAGTTGTGGATATTGCTTGTTTGAGGGTTTGTCAAAGCTCCTTCTAAGGTTAAGTTTTTTGTCTGTCTAGTGGTACATACTAGGATTTACACGCTCaagattttttaaaataaatagcCATATATCGAAATTTTGAAGGTAGCTTAGAGTTTATAAAATAAGCAGTATGCTATCTGAAACTCTGAATAAATATTGAATCTGTGCACCTTATTTGTTAGTCTTCATTTCTTATTATGATTGTATGCTGACGGTGATATGATTTAATTGTGAAAACTCGCTCTTTTTTTCTATAGGTCCAACATCATTTGCCCCTGTAATTGATGCAGCCATTGACATTGTGGAAAGGAACAATGGTCAATATCATGTTCTTGTCATTATTGCTGATGGACAGGTTTTATCTATTCTTTTTCGCAGTTCTTTTCGTGACATGAGTTGATTGTTTATTCCTAGCTCTCTTTTCCTTATTCTAGAGTGTCTTGTTTTTTCTTCCTAAGGTTACTAGAAATCCAGATACACCACATGGAAAGCATAGTCCACAAGAACAAGCAACCATTAATTCTATCATTGCTGCAAGGTAAAGCAATTTTCTTATAGTCTTTTGCCGTTGTTTATCGTATCTGTCTTTCATGTGGTGATTTTCTGATTGTCAGTCACTATCCTCTCTCAATTATTTTGGTTGGAGTTGGAGATGGACCATGGGATGAGATGAAGAATTTTGATGATAACATTACTGGGCGCTTATTTGATAACTTTCAGGTACTTATACTTGAACATTCAATATTGTCTGCTTTATGGTAACTTTCACCTTTGATATTGGAGTTAGAAGGCCAGGAGTTTGGCATATTAACGACAGTGATGATATTGTGTCAGCTAATTCCAAAACCAAGATCAGATGTGTGATGTGTCTTTTGTCTCTAATTTATTGGACATTAGTGAAAGACACTATGTATAgttcttgtttatattatttgGTTTCAAAGCCGGAGCATGTTCGGATCTCTAATTTGAAATGTTTCCAATGATCTCGAGGTTTGAGATTCTTGTTTATATCATTCGGTATCAGAACTTGCGCGGGTTTGAATCTTCAAACCTTCCTTAAGATGGAGAAAATGGTATGCCCAAAGGGTATGCATATTGGGTTTGTGGATCTAGTGGCCCATGCCCAATAGGGAATAGCCTGTTTTTGATGCAGGGTGTTATGGGTCAAATTCtagtattatgaattttcttctGCTTTTATTGATGAAAATGATATATTTtctactttgttttccttttgattCCTTTAGTTTGTGAACTTCACAAAGATCATGTCTGAGAACACAGAAGCATCAAATAAGGAAGCAGAATTTGCACTTGCTGCCCTAATGGAAATTCCATTTCAGTACCGGGCAGCCCAAAATATACAACTTACCAAGTAAGGCATGGACTAAAGGCTTCTCTTTCTATATTCTAGATATATTTACTGAGTGTTGAAACTTGATTCATTGATGCAGTAGAGACCCAGATCATTATCAACATAAAAGGCCTCTCCCTCCACCTAAGGAAGTAACAGATTATGATAATGCAGTCACAGCAATTCCACACATGACAAACTTTGAATCAGTAGAACCAACAGCTCCAGATGTTGTGGAACCAGTATGTTTACTTGCCCCTTGTTGGTATCTTTCTATTCCTATAGATTCATATTGAGATCACTAAGCAATGAGATAAACATATTTCCCTTGTTCAAGGTATGCCCGATTTGCCTAACGAACCCGAAGGATATGGCTTTTGGATGCGGTCATACGGTAAGTCGATTTATTGAATCTATTTTGTTTAATGCTTTTGTAGATCTATAGTAGGCAGTCTTACCTTGCATTTTTGCAAGAGACTGATTTCAAGGCTCAAACCTGTAACCACAAAGTCACATGACAACAACCTTACTGTTGCACCTAGACTCGCCTCTTTCATTGGGAAACCAATCTCTAATAAATTTGTTCATAAAAATTAACAAATGGCAGAAAAAGCTTTTCATTTTGACCCACCAAGGGGAATTGCCATGCAAAGAAGAAAATTGCATATTCATGTATCCTGCATGTAAAAATGTCTTTGGTGTTCATTTACCTTGTTTTTTATGCAGACTTGCAAGGAGTGTGGTGCGACTTTATCATCATGCCCTATTTGCAGGCAGCAAATTACAACTCGCCTGAGATTATACACTTGAGCAAGATTTCTTGTTGATTTATTATGTATCATTATATTTCCACCATTAATGGTGGACAATAGCAATATCCATTATATCATTTCTTAACAATTCACCTTACGAATGAGATGTACAGAAATGTTGTGTTTGTGTAACACTGCTTAAACAAAATGCATAGAAAAAAATTTAGGTAAATTTTACCCAAATTATGTTACTACTCATTTTGAATTCCTATAATTTACCCACAGAGCTATACACTATGTCCTGAAACATTTATGTTCAAGTCCTAAACACGATAATTAATCAGAATTTGTCTTCAAAGTTGGAGATAAACACATATTGTAAAATGTGAAAAATCATGAAAGATTCTAGGGAAGTCTTGAAAGCAAGGGGGATTTAAAGGGGGACGTAGACGTTGGGAATGGATTGTGTACTTAGTTTCCCATTTGTGTCAATACAAATGGAAAAATACAAATATGAATGCAGAAGTAAGATTTTATCAGAATTTTAATGTGGATCAACATTGAGCTCAATCAAAATTTAAACACACTTTGTGTATTTGATTTCATAGTATATTGTCATATGAAAATTTGATGTCCATATTTCAGTCAATAAGTCTGGTTCTTGGATAAATATCACCCTAAATTACCCAAAAGTCCAAAAAGTCCTTGATCATTGCCTTCAACACTATGTTTTGTATCCattgaaaatacaaaatgcTCAAACTCTcaattcaaatttttttatgCGATCTATTATCAATGCTACCTGCAAACCATTATATCACTTATGGATTATGTGTTCTGTTCAAATTATGTTTTGCCTTTGGTTCAATTATTTTCATGgttattttgttttgttgattttGTATATGTAATGTTAGGGAT
This is a stretch of genomic DNA from Lotus japonicus ecotype B-129 chromosome 1, LjGifu_v1.2. It encodes these proteins:
- the LOC130713368 gene encoding E3 ubiquitin-protein ligase RGLG3 isoform X3, with translation MGNAESMDESQDNFYQQSPYYAGSSVVDNSYHQSSSYAGSLDDTTITTHNQHSSNAGRSVNTRHQQSKHIADNFSSLDQVVSALREAGLESSNLILGIDFTKSNEWTGKHSFHRKSLHRIGNTPNPYEQAISIIGRTLSSFDEDNLIPCFGFGDASTHDHNVFSFYNGDRFCQGFEEVLSRYRQIVPHLKLSGPTSFAPVIDAAIDIVERNNGQYHVLVIIADGQVTRNPDTPHGKHSPQEQATINSIIAASHYPLSIILVGVGDGPWDEMKNFDDNITGRLFDNFQFVNFTKIMSENTEASNKEAEFALAALMEIPFQYRAAQNIQLTNRDPDHYQHKRPLPPPKEVTDYDNAVTAIPHMTNFESVEPTAPDVVEPVCPICLTNPKDMAFGCGHTTCKECGATLSSCPICRQQITTRLRLYT
- the LOC130713368 gene encoding E3 ubiquitin-protein ligase RGLG3 isoform X2, with the protein product MCFFGKIRTVIMGNAESMDESQDNFYQQSPYYAGSSVVDNSYHQSSSYAGSLDDTTITTHNQHSSNAGRSVNTRHQQSKHIADNFSSLDQVVSALREAGLESSNLILGIDFTKSNEWTGKHSFHRKSLHRIGNTPNPYEQAISIIGRTLSSFDEDNLIPCFGFGDASTHDHNVFSFYNGDRFCQGFEEVLSRYRQIVPHLKLSGPTSFAPVIDAAIDIVERNNGQYHVLVIIADGQVTRNPDTPHGKHSPQEQATINSIIAASHYPLSIILVGVGDGPWDEMKNFDDNITGRLFDNFQFVNFTKIMSENTEASNKEAEFALAALMEIPFQYRAAQNIQLTKDPDHYQHKRPLPPPKEVTDYDNAVTAIPHMTNFESVEPTAPDVVEPVCPICLTNPKDMAFGCGHTTCKECGATLSSCPICRQQITTRLRLYT
- the LOC130713359 gene encoding elongation factor 2 — translated: MVKFTAEELRRIMDLKHNIRNMSVIAHVDHGKSTLTDSLVAAAGIIAQEVAGDVRMTDTRADEAERGITIKSTGISLYYEMTDEALKSFKGERMGNEYLINLIDSPGHVDFSSEVTAALRITDGALVVVDCVEGVCVQTETVLRQALGERIRPVLTVNKMDRCFLELQVDGEEAYQTFSRVIENANVIMATYEDPLLGDCMVYPEKGTVAFSAGLHGWAFTLTNFAKMYASKFGVDESKMMERLWGENFFDPATKKWTSKNTGSATCKRGFVQFCYEPIKQIINTCMNDQKDKLWPMLQKLGVTMKSEEKDLMGKPLMKRVMQTWLPAASALLEMMIFHLPSPSTAQRYRVENLYEGPLDDQYAAAIRNCDPEGPLMLYVSKMIPASDKGRFFAFGRVFSGKISTGLKVRIMGPNYVPGEKKDLYTKSVQRTVIWMGKKQETVEDVPCGNTVALVGLDQFITKNATLTNEKEVDAHPIRAMKFSVSPVVRVAVQCKVASDLPKLVEGLKRLAKSDPMVVCTIEESGEHIVAGAGELHLEICLKDLQDDFMGGAEIVKSDPVVSFRETVLERSCRTVMSKSPNKHNRLYMEARPLEDGLAEAIDDGKIGPRDDPKVRSKILSEEYGWDKDLAKKIWCFGPETLGPNMVVDMCKGVQYLNEIKDSVVAGFQWASKEGALAEENMRAICFEVCDVVLHADAIHRGGGQIIPTARRVFYASQLTAKPRLLEPVYLVEIQAPEQALGGIYSVLNQKRGHVFEEMQRPGTPLYNIKAYLPVVESFGFSGTLRAATSGQAFPQCVFDHWDMMSSDPLESGSQAATLVTDIRKRKGLKEQMTPLSEFEDKL
- the LOC130713368 gene encoding E3 ubiquitin-protein ligase RGLG3 isoform X1 — encoded protein: MCFFGKIRTVIMGNAESMDESQDNFYQQSPYYAGSSVVDNSYHQSSSYAGSLDDTTITTHNQHSSNAGRSVNTRHQQSKHIADNFSSLDQVVSALREAGLESSNLILGIDFTKSNEWTGKHSFHRKSLHRIGNTPNPYEQAISIIGRTLSSFDEDNLIPCFGFGDASTHDHNVFSFYNGDRFCQGFEEVLSRYRQIVPHLKLSGPTSFAPVIDAAIDIVERNNGQYHVLVIIADGQVTRNPDTPHGKHSPQEQATINSIIAASHYPLSIILVGVGDGPWDEMKNFDDNITGRLFDNFQFVNFTKIMSENTEASNKEAEFALAALMEIPFQYRAAQNIQLTNRDPDHYQHKRPLPPPKEVTDYDNAVTAIPHMTNFESVEPTAPDVVEPVCPICLTNPKDMAFGCGHTTCKECGATLSSCPICRQQITTRLRLYT